The genomic segment aaaagatgacttttttttgtccattttctttttttggcaggttaagtgagagagtgacaggaaacaggggagaagagtgggggaagacatgcagcaaagggccgctgCATcggacgtttttggtccattttcggacaaaagatgatgtttgttgtccattttcggacgacagagTAAAGTATGAGTTTTTTGGCCTTCTTTGACAGGTTAAGTGAGAGAGTAACAGGaaagaagacatgcagcaaagggttgcgagcgggaatcgaacccgggccgctgcgtcggacACCAGCTCCTGTACGtggttcacccgcttaacccattgagctatacgggcacctcttttgtctgttttcaaacgacatactaaactatgacgtttttgtccatgtttgagcaaaaaatgatgttcctgtccattttctgacaaaaaaaattacgtttttgtcccttttcggacgacatgctcgTTTTTGGTGCACTTTTGGACAAAAGATGACGtctgttgtccattttcgaacaacatactaaactagaaaagcactcagagagcgcagacctccgccaaggatattgacattcccatggaacattgtattcacatacgtTTATGTAtgatttagaaattgaagtattgtattgtattttcatggaaacataagacatatattttcatgaacaattttattccattcttaattaatcaacagggagagaggaaaacaggaaacccatgcagtaaaggatcacgagctggaattgaacctgcgtctctgacacagttctgttcatAAATcgccttcttaaccagttgagctatctggacaccatGTTCCaacttgttggacgacatactaacctatgatgtttttgtcaaagtgatccaggatcctttccagattgccaccaatattaaatcagctcttcctcttaccatagtctacatcccctgaaaatttcatctgaatctggtcaggcgtttttgagtaatcttgctaacagacagagagacggacacacaaacgccaggtgtcacataacctccttggcggaggcaactatgacgtttttggtccattttcgaacaaaagatgacgtttgttgtccattttcgcacgagatactaaactgacattttttttccattttcggacaaaaaagtgatgtttttggtccattttctttttttggcaggTTAAGTGAGAGAGTGCCAGGAAAcaggggagaagacatgcagcaaacgGCCGCGAGCgagaatcaaacccaggccactgcgtcAGACACCAGCTCCTGTACGtggttcacccgcttaacccattgagctatacgggcaccacttctgtccattttcggatgacatactaaactatgagatttttttgtccattttcagacaacagactaaactatgacgttcctgtccattttctgacaaaaaaatgacgttttttgtccattttcggatgacatactaaactatcacgatttttgtccattttcggacgatagACTAATCTGTGACgcttttggtccatttttggacgacaaacgaaactgtgatgtttttggatcaaatggacaaaaaaacgtcatagtttagtatgtcatccgaaaatagacaaaaaaagtcattttctgtccagaaatggaccaaaaacgtcatagtgtagtatgttgtccgaaaaatggacaaaaatgagtCATACTTTAGTctgtcgcccgaaaatggacaaaaagtcatttttttgtccgaacatggacaaaaaatgtcatagtttagtatgtcgacaaaaatatggaaaaaatgtcacagtttagtgtgttgtccataatgtgtgaaaaaagtcataatttagtatgtcgtccaaaatggggtaaaaacgtcatagtttagtatgttgtccaaaatgggttaaaaacgtcatagtttagtatgtcatccaaaatgtgtcaaaaaaaaagtcagagtttagtatgtctttcaaaatatgtgaaaaacgtcatagtttagtatgtggtccaaaatatcacaaaaacgtcatagtttagtatgtcgtccaaaatagggtaaaaacgtcatggtttaaaatagtttaaaaagagtgaaaattaGGAGCTACAGAAATCTTTGGAAACTAAAGACAGTCATTATATACATGGCCCTTACAAGTGTACATAAACTTTcgtaaatgcattaaaaaatctTCTGAAAACTTACTGTGAGTAGTTTGGTCGTAAGTCCAGCATCTACCACAGCTTTGTGCATAGCTCTTAATGTGTCCAGTTCAGGAGCAGCAATAAACACCACAAATGGCATAAACTCAGCAGTCTTCAACACTTTTAGGgcctggattaaaaaaaaaaaaagtaaatgtaaCGTCACAACCATAGCTTTAGGAAATACAGATCCACATACTGACGGTGTACCCAAGGGCTATTGGAAGAAACTGACCTTGTGatgtaatttttctttaaaatatcagTGACTTAAATGTTTGGAGATTTATTTACTAGAATGACTGGGATGCCATTTTTGTAGGAGAGTGCATCCCTATCGattacactttatttttttggagaATAGCCATTTGAACTTTTCTCATATAGTGTAACAGCGACAAAAGGCATCCAAAATAGTTTTTTGCTTTAGATGACATTCAGGTTTTACTTTGGATTCATCCTACAGAGCTTTGTGGTACTGATTTAAATAGTCAAACAAATTGTTGTGGAATGTACAGCCTCATTGTTGCCTCATGTTGAGTTTGTGGTCAACATCATCCTTTCTGTTGccaaaatatttccatacaACTAAATAAAGCTAAATGATTATTGCCAAAATGAAAATTAGAATTAGTTTGATTAATACTGAGGTCAGAAATAGCCTGTGTATCAACATGaataattgatttttaaatttaaaatatctttattgCACTTTTGCACTTCCATGTTGCGCTACATTCCTGTTAATGTACAAATCTGCATcaaaattgcattttaaataaTCTTCAGTGCATCTCCTAGAGGTACAATATGAATTAATTATACCCCGAAACACCTCATTTGTTGAACATCTACTTGTTGACAGATGTGATGGTTTACTGATATCCCCCAAACGCCTCAAATGCAGGCTACGATAGAAGCCAGCTCCGTGAACACAGAAGCTTCAAGCCTCCACTCCAATATTGCATATTGAGACAGTGAAATCATGcgttctaatgtctgatttacaGTTACAGTTAGAATTTACAAATTAAACCAAGTGGCTTCTTTCTACATTGATTGTTTTCTACAAGTGGAGCAtttcaaatgttaaaattaCAGTTGATTGTCATGGATAATTAACATTCTATTAATTGTGTCACCCTACAACTGACATTCCATTGGTTTTTTGCCACCAAATCCttattttggactcattttgcTTTAAAGGTGCAGAGCCTTCATCCCAACAAGTTTTGCCTTGTcaataaaagctaaaaaaacaagcaatatgTTGTATCCAAGAACCCTTTAATCAAACTAAACTACGTTTTATCAAGCAGACTTCTCTTGGAGATTTTTCTTGGAAAATGGCAGCTATGCAagatttgtttttgcatcaaatACTGAAAAAAGTTGCAACCACAATGTCGATGCTGAAACGCTATCGTGCAGCCCTAATGTGCCTTTAACTGACCTGAGGGTTGACGTCCAGGATGCAGGTACGGCCAGCATGGACCACCTCATGAATAGAGTCGATCTTGGTGCCGTAAAGGTTGCCATCGTACTCGCCGTGTTCCAAGTATCGGCTCTCCTTGATGTCCTTCTCCATCTCTTCCCGCGTCACGAAACAGTAGTTCTGGCCgtctttctcctcttctctgGGACGGCGTGACGTAACTGTGGATAAAAGGTAAGGAAAGGTGTTACAGGAAACCAAGTACAGACAGTTCAACTGCCTCTGCTGACTGTCTCACAAACTCACAGGGGACAGTGGTTCCATATCTCAGAGGATTCAAGAGGATAAGTCTGTTCTTCAGGCTTCTCCTCCCGACTCCCTGAGCTCCTATCAGAACCAGCGTTTTCCTCTGGAACGGGGGCATCTTGGCAACCTCCTCATAGATCTGCAGCTCATAGCGGTCAAACTCTGTTCAATGCAACACACAGGCTGAATGAGTATCATCATCATTGCCATTTTTGACAAAAGTCTCATTAGTTGGAAAGTTAGAAGCAGTGGATATACACACCTGCATTCTTGGCTGTGAGgtacatcatttttttcttctttttctttccatttcgaGTTCCACAGAGCATCCCTAAAACCACATAAAGTGTCAGTACACCACATGGTGGTGCTAAAGGCCACAGATTTCTGACTATTGTGAGAACTAAACAAGGGTAGCTGGTACAGTGAAAGAGAAGATGGTTGTACTGACCTGTACCAGAGGCATCCCAGTCTCTCCTCACAAAAGCtttccttttctcctccaaGAACTGACTGGGGATGAGACCAGTTGCACCACCAACAACTTTGCGAGCCTATATTGGAATCAGAGTAGTAGAGCAGTGCTTAAGAGATACTGGTTTGAATATTTGACAAAGAAACGGAACAAGCAGACTCTTGCAGTTTTCAACAGATAATATGACTTCCAAGAGTCCTGACTGATGAAACTCTAAGCTGGAAGAGTCATATTTTGTGTTCAATATATATTGACATCATCTGCACATTTCAAAGGTTGGGTTATCAGAATTGTTTAACTCTTTATTACATCCTAATAAATCTGCACCTTATGTACTTGCAATATCATTGGGGCTGCTACTCATCCCATCCACCTAAGCAAGCtttatattttgcaaaaaaaaaaaaaaaaggttttgcagAGCTGACCACTCAGCCTACCTTTTTATTCAGCTCAAAATCCCATCAGTATTTTAgataaaaatatcaattttttgtttttattctcgAAATTTAAAAATTGTCTGCTTTGCTTTGTGTGCCTAATAAAGAATGTTTCCAGCCTCACAATCATGTACATAACACACCAAAGAGTTTCCAATGTTCTACTGGGTTCTGTCACTTCTCTATCAGGCATAAAGGGACTCTGCAATGGAGCAGTTATATTCAAATTTCAGTTCACTTCTCTTAAGAAATTCAAATACAGGCTTAGGATGTGTGATGAATCAACTTTAACGGTTTCAAATGATTATATCTGAATATAACAGACCTTAACTGACAAATGTGCTTTAGTACATATGTGCAGACTCCTGCACGTACAAACATACACATTTTTATGCACACAGTTGCATATAAAACATATACACCCTCATTACAGAACTGTATTCATGTGTTGTTTGCTTTGCTTGTCTTTtaatctgtggttgtttgtgtgcttACTTTTTGTGGATTCATGACTTTTGTATTATTCTTTTATCGTCCATAATAAGGTTTTACGGGTTTTTTTAATCTCCTGCACTATTTGCCTTTGTTATAtgtttgtcttgctttttttatgtgtcaaataaaatggaaaacacaTATGTATTCCCAACTTACTCCAAAGTCTAGCTACGGTGTGCTTGACCATCACTGAGCATCATGTGCCTACTCACCTGCCACCAGTTGGAGTCCTCCTTGTTGACTACATGAAGAACGTCGCCTTTGGAGAAGGCCAGACCAGCCTCTTTACAGGGGATCAAGTTGTCTGTTGCTGGATTATAGTTGAAGTGTGGTTTAAGATAAACCTGCAATTTAAGGTTCAAACAAGATTTCAGATAATATCAATGTATACATTCATTCACAGCAGTATTAGGCAGTACATTAAATACCTTTTGAAGTGAATAGCATGATATTACTTAGAGgtgttttttcttaaataatcaCATTGaagaacaaacattttaaacaattagTAAGTACATGTTCATATATAATGTGTAAAATTGAATGTCCTTTTCATCTGTACACCTTTGATTCAATTATGTAACTTCCCTTTCATAAGTGCTGtaattttctcacattttgctTTCTTGATTCTCCAGCAGCTCTCAGAACAAGGTCTTTATTTTCCCCTGATTAAACTTTCTGTTAGGAATTTTGTACTGTGTGGTTCTAGCTGTGAACTGTCAAAGACAGAGGGCTGAACGAGGTGGACGAGATGCAACTTTAAAAAGGTAAAGTCCAGAGATCAGTGTCAGCaatcaaaactgaaaaccaACGAGCACGTAGCAAAACAGAAGAATGAGCTCATTCGATCCTCCTCAGCACACAAGGGTCAGTGTCTGACATAACCTTACATGCTGCTCAGtgtcagctgctgtgtgtgcCTGTTACAGTAAGGAGGAGAGGGGTTGCTCCGCTGAATAGAGTGGCGTATGTCCTAGTTAGTGTGTGTGGGGTGTTATTAATAGAGCCTCCGTGGGTTCAGTTTTCAAAAGCCTGGCATTCTGAGATCGGCCAGGTCAGGCAGCTCCCACCCAATCCTTGAGAAGTACAGTACACGTCTATACCAAATACCAATTAACCACTTGAATAAAAATTCTTGACATTTATGGCTCTGACTGATTGAGTGACTAATTTTGAATGAATTTTCGAATTAAACATGATTATTACTTGCTCGGAGGTAAAAAGCttcacagaaaacatcaaataaagcCTCCCGTTTCCTTACCTGTGGCGGTGCTGGCGTGTCCTTGTAGCTCGGCAGAACCTTGAGCGTGATGCTGCCACTGCAGTCCCTCAGCAGCTCCTGGAGCTCGTGGGGGTTGCTGCCGACCTCTCGACCGTTCACCTCGCGGATTATGTCCCCCGTGTGCAGCATGCCCTGCCTGTCAATCGAGCTGCCGTGCAGGATCCGTGCGATCACCATCTCTCCCTGCACCACCCGGAACGTCACCCCCTGAAAGAGAGTAGCGGCCATTAAGCACCCAACGTCCACACTTCATAAATCAGAAAAGAGGCCTGTTTCATGGGTCGGTCTGTCCGGTTGCTGCAAAAGAACTCATCTATGTTGAGTTACTATGTAGAACTGGGCTCTAACAGATGGTCAATAAAAGAGGACATGTGTAAAGCGCTTTAGAGCTTTACAGGCGTGTTTCCTCTGCAGAGCTGGAGTTGGTGTAAATGCCTGGCCAACTTACCAGCGGTTCTCCAGCTTTCTTCTGGATACCGATCATCCTGACGGCATCAGCTGGCATGAGTGAACTTGTCAACAATGAATTGCTGTTAACCGCAGCATTGGGCATTTCATAGCACTTTGCAGCCACTTTGTCATGAGCCTCGATCAAAGACTGAAACAGAACAGGAGAGAGAAACGCAGACAGGAAGATTAAGCTCactttttaactttaaaaataaatggtaGTAAATTTACAAATTTTTTCCTGATGACAATCACACATTGTGTCATTCGCCCTTCCAAAATACCACAAACAGTGATTGGCAttgcaacatgcatttaatAAATCCCTGTGACAGAGCAAAGACATAAATCACTTCTTTATACAGCGACGCCTTCGTGGCAGCAGCAACAGAAGATGGACTGACAAACAAAGAAGATAAATAACTTGTTCTTACCCTGGCAGCCACAAAATACAGTCAGCTCTGGTTAGAAATTACAAACTGCATCAGCAAATGTGAAGATTTTCTGAAACTGTGTGTGACAGTCTTCTCCCCGTGACTTTACCCACATAACTCAGCCTGCTATTGGCCCAAGGAAAGACACCCCCCCCACCCTCTGTTGCTGCAGCAAGCGAGCTGTTAAGAATATAAAGGGTAACAAGGAAGCAGAGCTGGCGCTTCAGAGAAAATTAGTCAGCGGTAGAGTAAAAAGCTCGGACATCCATTCCCACGAGGAAAACGCATGCTTGGACAGTTGCGCTGGTCTTAATAAGGCCTAACATACCTTAAAGTGAGGCTCCTGGAGGATTCTGGCGAGCTCAGCAGCGGCAGCATCTTTCTCAGGCAGGATGTTGAGGGAATCCAAGATCTCTGTGACCAGTTGAACGTTATCGTCCCGGACAGCTTGGAGCTTAACTTCCTCGAGACGTTCATGAGCCTAAAGGCACAAACCAAAAATTGAGGGCATGACAGGAACGGTGGCATGGCTCAATGGGTAGAATGACCGTCTTGTAACCGGAGGGTCaccggttcgatccttggcctggagagctcatgtcgaggtgtccctgagcaagacgaACCCATAACTGCTCCTGATGAgccgtggttagtgccttgcatggcagcttcccccaTCAGTATGTGTACTCTGTATAAAGACAACTTCTTCTTCAtaagtaaatatttgtattaagGATGGGCTAAATTTGGTTAGTCACAAATGTGATTGTGGTTTTATTGGATAATTCCATcttgaaaatgaaacaacagattTGTGTGAACAGCAAGCTGTTTTCCCATTCCAAAGATAGACTGGATATGTATGGCAGACatctataaatacatttttccaGTCAAAAGAACATTTCAGAGCCACAATGCCATGCTTCCTGGGGCGAGTGACGTCATTATCACCATTCATGCGTAAGGGGTTTCTCATTACAGATACCTACAACTCAGCTGCAGATATTTGCTATGTgaattatgactttttaaatTCCAGTTTCAGATGCCTACAGTTTAATTCTGACTACTTCTGATTGTAATTCAAGATATCTTTAATTGCTTGAATTTAGCATATCTACATTGTCCTTTATAGGCATCTTAAATTAAGTTAAAGCTAATCAGAATGTGGTTGTAGAGGTCTCA from the Acanthochromis polyacanthus isolate Apoly-LR-REF ecotype Palm Island chromosome 12, KAUST_Apoly_ChrSc, whole genome shotgun sequence genome contains:
- the pals2a gene encoding MAGUK p55 subfamily member 6a isoform X2 — its product is MQQVLDNLKELPTGTGAKDIDLIFLRGIMESPIVRSLAKAHERLEEVKLQAVRDDNVQLVTEILDSLNILPEKDAAAAELARILQEPHFKSLIEAHDKVAAKCYEMPNAAVNSNSLLTSSLMPADAVRMIGIQKKAGEPLGVTFRVVQGEMVIARILHGSSIDRQGMLHTGDIIREVNGREVGSNPHELQELLRDCSGSITLKVLPSYKDTPAPPQVYLKPHFNYNPATDNLIPCKEAGLAFSKGDVLHVVNKEDSNWWQARKVVGGATGLIPSQFLEEKRKAFVRRDWDASGTGMLCGTRNGKKKKKKMMYLTAKNAEFDRYELQIYEEVAKMPPFQRKTLVLIGAQGVGRRSLKNRLILLNPLRYGTTVPFTSRRPREEEKDGQNYCFVTREEMEKDIKESRYLEHGEYDGNLYGTKIDSIHEVVHAGRTCILDVNPQALKVLKTAEFMPFVVFIAAPELDTLRAMHKAVVDAGLTTKLLTENDLKKTVDESARIRRAYSHYFDLTIVNDNLDKAFDKLQETVERLFIEPQWVPVSWVY
- the pals2a gene encoding MAGUK p55 subfamily member 6a isoform X1, yielding MTVANAKSGSAMQQVLDNLKELPTGTGAKDIDLIFLRGIMESPIVRSLAKAHERLEEVKLQAVRDDNVQLVTEILDSLNILPEKDAAAAELARILQEPHFKSLIEAHDKVAAKCYEMPNAAVNSNSLLTSSLMPADAVRMIGIQKKAGEPLGVTFRVVQGEMVIARILHGSSIDRQGMLHTGDIIREVNGREVGSNPHELQELLRDCSGSITLKVLPSYKDTPAPPQVYLKPHFNYNPATDNLIPCKEAGLAFSKGDVLHVVNKEDSNWWQARKVVGGATGLIPSQFLEEKRKAFVRRDWDASGTGMLCGTRNGKKKKKKMMYLTAKNAEFDRYELQIYEEVAKMPPFQRKTLVLIGAQGVGRRSLKNRLILLNPLRYGTTVPFTSRRPREEEKDGQNYCFVTREEMEKDIKESRYLEHGEYDGNLYGTKIDSIHEVVHAGRTCILDVNPQALKVLKTAEFMPFVVFIAAPELDTLRAMHKAVVDAGLTTKLLTENDLKKTVDESARIRRAYSHYFDLTIVNDNLDKAFDKLQETVERLFIEPQWVPVSWVY